In the genome of Taurinivorans muris, one region contains:
- a CDS encoding Y-family DNA polymerase — MNTAETDNKYEKLLNPDELWALVDCNNFYASCEELFRPDLKDKPIVVLSNNDGCIVARSQKAKELGIPMGEPEFKIRSFLKLHNVAVFSSNYALYGDISTRVMHIIDEICPCEPYSIDEAFCRLKKSLAPNCLEIAKLLRERIQKWTGITCSVGIAPSKTLAKLANHIAKKENGIFILDPAQENFNELLKKIPVREIWGVGKKQSEKLRTNSIRTAYDYKSASEEWIQKNLTVTGLKTLRELHGVPCIETDFSDTPKSLVCSRSFGVRIQNFAELLEAVSSFTAQGAERLRRKNLLASGMCVHIRTSSHAQNCCKNTANALFPYPLCDTKTMLPIAKKLLEGMYRKNHAYVKAGIMFYGILPARSIQKNVFSLLNEQEEQNTEKLMHALDAINKRHGKHAIKFGAEGLENTAWRMKQEHKSPYNPRDIRNLPIAKLS, encoded by the coding sequence ATGAACACGGCAGAAACCGACAATAAATACGAGAAATTGCTCAACCCCGATGAACTTTGGGCTCTTGTCGACTGCAATAATTTTTATGCTTCCTGCGAAGAATTATTCCGTCCCGATTTAAAAGACAAACCCATTGTCGTTCTTTCCAATAACGACGGCTGTATCGTCGCCCGTTCCCAAAAAGCCAAAGAACTCGGAATACCCATGGGCGAACCTGAATTTAAAATCCGTTCTTTTTTGAAACTCCACAATGTGGCGGTATTTTCTTCCAATTATGCGCTATACGGGGATATTTCAACAAGGGTCATGCATATTATCGACGAGATCTGCCCCTGCGAACCCTATTCAATCGATGAAGCCTTTTGCCGATTAAAAAAGAGTCTCGCCCCAAACTGCCTTGAAATTGCAAAGCTTTTAAGAGAACGCATTCAAAAATGGACGGGAATAACCTGTTCCGTGGGCATAGCACCGAGCAAAACCCTTGCGAAACTCGCAAACCACATCGCCAAAAAAGAAAACGGCATTTTCATTCTCGACCCGGCACAAGAAAATTTCAATGAGCTTTTAAAGAAAATTCCTGTCCGGGAAATTTGGGGCGTAGGAAAAAAACAAAGCGAAAAACTTCGCACAAATTCCATAAGAACCGCTTATGATTATAAATCCGCCTCCGAAGAATGGATACAAAAAAATTTAACCGTTACCGGATTGAAAACCCTGCGAGAACTGCACGGTGTTCCGTGTATAGAAACAGATTTTTCCGATACGCCCAAAAGCCTTGTCTGTTCACGCTCTTTCGGTGTACGCATTCAAAACTTCGCGGAGCTTTTGGAAGCCGTTTCCTCATTTACGGCGCAAGGTGCGGAACGGTTACGCCGCAAAAATCTTCTCGCATCCGGAATGTGCGTCCATATACGCACGTCTTCCCATGCGCAAAACTGCTGCAAAAATACGGCAAACGCCCTTTTCCCCTATCCTCTCTGCGATACGAAGACCATGCTCCCCATAGCGAAAAAGCTTTTGGAAGGAATGTACAGAAAAAACCACGCCTATGTGAAAGCCGGCATCATGTTTTACGGCATTTTGCCTGCGCGCAGCATTCAAAAAAACGTGTTTTCCCTGCTCAATGAACAGGAAGAACAAAATACGGAAAAACTCATGCATGCGCTTGACGCCATCAATAAACGCCATGGAAAACATGCCATTAAATTCGGGGCGGAAGGACTGGAAAATACGGCATGGCGCATGAAGCAGGAGCATAAATCCCCTTACAACCCGCGGGATATCCGTAATCTGCCCATAGCGAAGTTGTCCTAA
- a CDS encoding sigma 54-interacting transcriptional regulator — protein MVKAPENYKDYLETLRIMASYLGPQRSFRSNLEFFLQLLAKRHDFMRAHLVLFEPETGLLRLRHAYSSQEVNEVTYSPGVGVTGQVFATGKSIIVEKLKDDKHFLSLLFNRTDEEMEKLAFISVPVLSPVEANPMTARDILGTLNVDTMGGDRDDLEWRCLFLEVVASLIANGSAYLQEEISRLWRVDSAVTLMQEDTGNYFLFSKVMRHLADQASHLAQGRSPLLLVGENGVGKEFLARRIYKASSRKDMPFVSCYLATIAEEKMFAELVGYQKGAFAGAVQTQKGLFEQAQYGTIFLDCVEYLTKEAQEALLHLLQEHEISRLGGKPFSCDVRVVASTCVSLEQLVQEGKFLKELYIRLNLYSLYIPPLRERREDIIPLAEYFLSQIAEQESPSGQAEKAVKRISYPALQLLTHYYWPGNIPELQKCMELAAQNCSDQVIRAGDLPPSLQTAESTDTENELSLGDAVARFEKEMIVDALVKASGNVLKAAKILKSSYRIVNYKVKKYNIDPRHFTVRKV, from the coding sequence ATGGTAAAAGCGCCGGAAAATTATAAAGATTATCTTGAAACCTTGAGAATAATGGCGTCTTATTTGGGACCGCAGCGTTCTTTCAGGTCTAATCTGGAATTTTTTTTGCAACTTTTGGCAAAGCGGCATGATTTCATGCGTGCGCATTTGGTCCTGTTCGAACCTGAAACGGGACTTTTGCGTTTACGCCATGCGTATTCCTCGCAAGAGGTGAATGAAGTCACCTATTCTCCCGGGGTCGGGGTGACCGGACAGGTTTTTGCAACCGGAAAATCCATTATCGTTGAAAAACTTAAAGACGATAAGCATTTTTTGAGTTTGCTTTTCAATCGTACCGATGAGGAAATGGAAAAACTCGCTTTTATTTCCGTGCCTGTTTTATCCCCTGTTGAAGCAAATCCCATGACCGCCCGCGATATTTTGGGAACGCTCAATGTCGATACCATGGGAGGCGACAGGGACGATTTGGAATGGCGCTGTTTGTTTCTGGAAGTGGTGGCTTCGCTTATCGCCAATGGTTCCGCATATTTGCAGGAAGAAATTTCCAGATTGTGGCGTGTTGATTCCGCTGTGACGCTCATGCAGGAAGATACGGGCAATTATTTTTTATTTTCAAAAGTCATGCGGCATTTGGCTGACCAGGCAAGCCACTTGGCGCAAGGAAGATCTCCGCTTTTGCTCGTGGGGGAAAACGGGGTCGGCAAGGAATTTTTGGCGCGGCGTATTTACAAGGCGAGTTCCCGCAAGGATATGCCTTTTGTGAGCTGTTATCTGGCGACCATCGCGGAAGAAAAGATGTTTGCGGAATTGGTCGGGTATCAGAAAGGGGCTTTTGCCGGAGCTGTGCAAACCCAAAAAGGTTTGTTTGAACAAGCCCAGTACGGAACGATTTTTCTTGACTGCGTCGAATATTTGACGAAAGAAGCGCAGGAAGCGCTGCTCCATCTTTTGCAGGAACATGAAATAAGCCGTTTGGGCGGCAAGCCGTTTTCTTGCGATGTCCGCGTGGTGGCGTCAACATGCGTGTCTTTGGAACAGCTTGTGCAGGAAGGAAAGTTTTTAAAAGAACTGTATATCCGTTTAAATCTTTACAGTTTGTATATTCCCCCGTTACGGGAAAGACGCGAAGACATCATTCCTTTGGCGGAATATTTTCTCTCGCAGATTGCCGAGCAGGAGAGTCCTTCCGGACAGGCGGAAAAGGCTGTGAAGAGGATTTCTTACCCTGCATTGCAGCTTTTGACGCATTATTATTGGCCCGGAAATATCCCTGAATTGCAAAAATGCATGGAATTGGCGGCGCAAAACTGTTCCGATCAGGTCATCCGCGCAGGGGATTTGCCTCCGAGTCTGCAAACTGCCGAAAGTACGGATACGGAAAATGAATTGTCGCTTGGCGACGCCGTTGCGCGTTTTGAAAAAGAAATGATTGTGGACGCATTGGTGAAAGCGAGCGGAAACGTGCTTAAGGCTGCTAAAATATTGAAAAGCAGTTATCGCATTGTCAATTATAAGGTAAAAAAATACAATATCGATCCAAGGCATTTCACGGTCAGAAAAGTATAG
- a CDS encoding tetratricopeptide repeat protein: MSLNEKKKKSEIKEAELVDDKSYQSPYAGSAEELLKEMQQEISPEATPLWQYINDNAPKIAAVVITLVVLIGGYTFYSGYREGQMADAKGQLALIISKSDSANVLAELEEFKKTAPGGLALAVELEIARFASLQENYERAEQAYRTVMNEEKYSALGIAAAMNTAGIAAHRGNFAEAAAIYEDIVGHCPKDVQSVVYFQLGEMAEQLGDKDKAIKAYQDGINLFELKDSTDVIFYQNRIKELSK, from the coding sequence ATGTCTTTGAATGAAAAGAAAAAAAAATCTGAAATAAAAGAAGCGGAACTTGTGGATGATAAAAGTTATCAAAGCCCTTATGCCGGTTCCGCAGAAGAGCTGTTGAAGGAAATGCAGCAGGAAATTTCTCCCGAAGCTACGCCGTTGTGGCAGTATATCAATGACAATGCGCCGAAAATCGCCGCCGTTGTCATTACGCTTGTCGTGCTTATCGGCGGGTATACGTTTTACAGCGGGTACCGTGAAGGGCAAATGGCGGACGCGAAAGGTCAGCTGGCACTTATCATTTCAAAAAGCGACAGCGCCAACGTCTTAGCCGAGTTGGAAGAATTCAAAAAAACAGCGCCGGGGGGGCTCGCTCTTGCCGTTGAACTTGAAATAGCGCGTTTTGCGAGCTTGCAGGAAAATTATGAAAGGGCGGAACAAGCTTATCGTACAGTCATGAATGAAGAAAAATATTCCGCTTTGGGCATTGCCGCTGCGATGAATACCGCCGGAATAGCCGCTCACCGGGGTAATTTTGCGGAAGCTGCAGCGATTTATGAGGATATTGTCGGTCATTGCCCCAAAGATGTGCAGTCCGTCGTGTATTTTCAGCTCGGAGAAATGGCGGAACAATTAGGCGATAAAGATAAAGCGATTAAAGCCTATCAGGACGGGATTAATTTATTTGAACTGAAAGATTCAACAGATGTGATTTTCTATCAAAACCGTATAAAAGAACTTTCAAAATAG
- a CDS encoding glutamate-5-semialdehyde dehydrogenase: protein MANLSEHIHHIAFQAKQASREIAKAGPEQKNAALHSLAEILLKKKRSILEANALDIAQAKKNDLSLPKIDRLTIDEKLIDNMADACRFIAGLPDPIGAMDKQWQRPNGLLVGKMRIPLGVIAMIYESRPNVTVDAAILCLKAGNSVILRGGSEAFHSNILLAGLIQEALLQNGFCKEIVQYIENTDRESIYELCKLSQFIDVIIPRGGEKMVQSIASRATMPVLKHDKGVPHLFVDESADFAKTAEIIFNAKTQRTGVCNALEGILVHKNIADKFIPLLEEKLEPKNVEIFACEKSLPLFKKLAEPLREEHKGKEFGALQMVCLIVGSLDEALDYIHQYGSHHTEIICTDNYGNAQRFLREADAAMVAVNASSRFNDGGELGLGAEIGISTTKLHAYGPMGVEELTTTKFAVYGNGQIRK, encoded by the coding sequence ATGGCAAACCTTTCCGAACATATTCATCATATCGCTTTTCAGGCGAAACAAGCCTCCCGTGAAATCGCCAAAGCGGGCCCCGAACAAAAAAATGCCGCCCTTCACAGCCTTGCCGAAATACTGCTTAAAAAGAAAAGAAGCATTTTGGAAGCAAACGCCCTTGATATTGCACAAGCGAAAAAAAATGATTTGTCTTTGCCTAAAATCGACAGGCTGACCATTGATGAAAAACTTATTGACAATATGGCTGATGCCTGCCGCTTTATCGCCGGACTGCCCGACCCCATAGGGGCTATGGACAAGCAATGGCAGCGCCCGAACGGACTGTTGGTCGGAAAAATGCGTATTCCGCTCGGGGTTATCGCCATGATTTATGAATCACGCCCGAACGTAACCGTTGACGCCGCCATTTTATGCCTCAAAGCGGGCAATTCCGTCATCCTGCGGGGAGGCTCCGAGGCATTTCATTCCAACATTCTTTTGGCTGGTCTTATCCAAGAAGCTCTCCTCCAAAACGGTTTTTGCAAAGAAATTGTCCAATACATCGAAAATACGGACCGTGAAAGCATTTATGAACTTTGCAAACTTTCACAATTCATAGACGTCATTATTCCCCGCGGAGGCGAAAAAATGGTGCAATCCATAGCAAGCCGAGCCACAATGCCCGTATTGAAACACGACAAAGGCGTTCCGCATCTCTTTGTTGACGAAAGTGCGGATTTTGCAAAAACCGCTGAAATCATCTTCAATGCCAAAACCCAAAGAACAGGCGTCTGCAACGCCCTTGAGGGAATATTGGTCCACAAAAATATTGCAGACAAATTCATTCCTCTTTTGGAGGAAAAACTTGAGCCGAAAAACGTGGAGATTTTTGCATGCGAAAAAAGCCTGCCTCTTTTTAAAAAACTTGCCGAACCGCTGCGGGAAGAACATAAAGGAAAAGAGTTCGGAGCATTGCAAATGGTTTGCCTTATTGTCGGCTCCCTTGACGAAGCCCTTGATTACATTCATCAATACGGCTCACACCATACGGAAATCATTTGTACCGACAATTATGGAAACGCCCAACGCTTTCTGCGTGAAGCCGATGCGGCAATGGTGGCGGTCAACGCATCTTCCCGCTTCAATGACGGCGGAGAACTCGGACTCGGAGCGGAAATAGGAATAAGCACAACCAAATTACATGCTTACGGACCCATGGGTGTTGAAGAATTAACCACAACCAAATTCGCAGTTTATGGTAACGGACAAATTCGCAAATAA
- a CDS encoding nicotinate-nicotinamide nucleotide adenylyltransferase — translation MVTDKFANKKIGIMGGAFNPFHIGHLRHAIEIAEELNLDAIDLLVSHNHPHKSKEGLLPFEMRVQCIEKSLQHIDFIHINQIEKEIQGKSYTDIILTEWKKSHPLAAPYFLMGIEDFSALPTWHNGLKLHEITRLIVVARHGKTARDFFEIAKTYWNNCIIKGENASLPLHAQKKAQLYLSEQKNPPQQPVCTFIDIPTLNIDATTIRKLWCSRHNISGLVHDGAIRFLDENKEIVKKYWA, via the coding sequence ATGGTAACGGACAAATTCGCAAATAAAAAAATCGGTATCATGGGAGGGGCGTTCAACCCTTTCCATATCGGACACTTGCGCCATGCTATCGAAATTGCGGAAGAATTAAACCTTGACGCAATTGATTTGCTTGTCTCCCACAATCACCCGCATAAAAGCAAAGAGGGGCTCCTGCCTTTTGAAATGCGCGTCCAATGCATTGAAAAAAGCTTGCAGCATATTGATTTCATCCATATCAATCAAATAGAAAAAGAAATCCAAGGCAAATCCTATACCGACATAATTTTGACGGAATGGAAAAAATCACATCCTTTGGCGGCGCCCTATTTTTTAATGGGAATTGAAGATTTCAGCGCCCTGCCCACATGGCATAACGGGCTCAAGCTCCACGAAATCACCCGTTTAATCGTTGTCGCGCGGCATGGAAAAACAGCGCGGGATTTTTTTGAAATTGCAAAAACATATTGGAATAATTGCATAATTAAAGGAGAAAATGCGTCCTTACCCCTTCACGCGCAAAAAAAGGCGCAGCTTTACCTTTCAGAACAGAAAAATCCGCCTCAGCAGCCTGTTTGCACCTTCATCGATATTCCGACCCTGAATATCGACGCGACAACCATACGCAAATTATGGTGCAGCCGACACAATATCAGCGGTCTTGTTCATGACGGCGCAATACGATTTCTTGATGAGAACAAGGAAATCGTCAAAAAATACTGGGCATGA
- the rnc gene encoding ribonuclease III, with protein MQEKLILLQKELGYTFKNPELLTTALTHSSYINENSCSEHNERLEFLGDAILEIHISEELYKRFPNAREGILTHFRSALVNEKSLAELAGQLRISDCLRLGIGEENQGGRTRPALIADALEAVLGAIYLDSDFETSKKIVLSLFKKKFPKQETVIQKKSYKTQLQEFTQAHFHYTPEYELVSRSGPEHDKTFTVRYDSPQGFAITASSSSIKKAEHQAAKLALEKYRKLVGEFK; from the coding sequence ATGCAAGAAAAACTTATCCTTTTACAAAAAGAACTGGGCTACACATTCAAAAATCCGGAACTGCTCACAACAGCATTGACGCACAGTTCCTATATCAACGAAAATTCCTGTTCCGAACATAATGAACGGCTTGAATTTTTAGGGGACGCAATTTTGGAAATCCATATTTCCGAAGAATTGTACAAACGTTTTCCAAATGCGCGCGAAGGAATTTTAACCCATTTCCGCTCCGCTCTTGTCAATGAAAAATCCTTGGCGGAACTTGCCGGACAGCTCCGCATTTCCGATTGTCTGCGGCTTGGCATAGGTGAAGAAAATCAAGGCGGCAGAACGCGTCCGGCTCTCATTGCCGACGCTTTGGAAGCTGTTTTGGGCGCGATTTATTTGGACAGTGATTTTGAAACATCGAAAAAAATCGTGCTTTCGTTATTTAAAAAGAAATTTCCCAAACAGGAAACAGTAATTCAGAAAAAAAGCTATAAAACGCAGCTGCAGGAATTCACACAAGCCCATTTTCACTATACCCCGGAATATGAACTTGTTTCCAGGTCAGGTCCGGAACACGACAAAACCTTTACGGTACGCTATGATTCGCCTCAAGGTTTTGCAATCACGGCAAGCAGCAGCAGCATCAAGAAAGCGGAACACCAAGCGGCGAAGCTTGCTCTTGAAAAATATCGGAAACTCGTTGGTGAATTTAAATAA
- a CDS encoding flagellin, giving the protein MSLVVNHNMMAMNTARNLNSHYNRLSTSTRRLSSGLRIGTAADDAAGLAIRELMRSDISTLHQGVRNANDAISLIQTADGALQTIDEKLIRMKELAEQASTGTYDSVQRAMIDSEYQAMASEITRISMATDFNNIKLLDGTLSDDTHDGSGLNSVGKLKIHFGTGNDSDEDYYYIKIGCTTASALGLGNNAGEASKTNGGFSISTQEMAQLTLDAITRAIVSKDNIRAHLGAMQNRLEATISNLSIQAENVQASESRISDVDVATEMTEFVRNQVLSNSAVSMLSQANQLPQMALQLIG; this is encoded by the coding sequence ATGTCATTAGTTGTAAATCATAACATGATGGCAATGAACACAGCGAGAAACTTGAATTCTCACTATAACAGACTCTCAACTTCAACTCGGAGATTGTCATCTGGTTTACGTATCGGTACAGCGGCAGACGACGCAGCAGGTCTTGCAATTCGCGAACTTATGCGTTCAGATATTTCAACATTACATCAAGGTGTGCGTAACGCCAACGACGCAATTTCCTTGATTCAAACGGCTGATGGTGCTTTGCAAACCATCGACGAAAAGCTCATCCGCATGAAAGAGCTTGCGGAACAAGCTTCCACCGGTACGTACGACTCTGTCCAACGTGCTATGATTGACTCTGAATATCAGGCAATGGCTTCGGAAATCACTCGTATTTCCATGGCGACAGACTTCAATAACATCAAATTGCTTGACGGTACATTAAGTGACGATACCCACGACGGAAGCGGTTTAAATTCTGTCGGCAAGCTTAAGATCCACTTTGGTACAGGCAACGATTCCGACGAAGATTACTATTACATTAAAATCGGCTGTACCACCGCATCAGCGTTAGGTCTCGGAAACAACGCAGGCGAAGCTTCAAAGACAAACGGCGGTTTTTCCATTTCAACGCAGGAAATGGCGCAGCTGACGCTTGACGCCATTACCAGAGCTATTGTGTCAAAGGATAATATCCGCGCCCACCTTGGTGCTATGCAAAACCGTCTGGAAGCGACAATCAGCAACCTTTCCATTCAGGCGGAAAACGTCCAAGCTTCAGAATCCAGAATTTCCGACGTAGACGTCGCAACGGAAATGACAGAATTTGTCAGAAACCAAGTTCTCAGCAACTCTGCGGTTTCCATGCTTTCACAAGCAAACCAATTACCGCAAATGGCTTTGCAGTTAATAGGATAA
- a CDS encoding peptidase U32 family protein has protein sequence MGSLQPIEGFKPEILAPAGDKASFLAGLAAGADAAYVGLKNFSARAGADNFSISELSQMVNLANEYGKKINVAFNSLVKPNDIPAAGRLFKRLARDAKPNALIIQDAGLIDIARQAGFEGEMHLSTLANITHPKALENAYNLGADRVILPREINIDELRLIAENCPENLSLELFIHGALCFCVSGRCYWSSYMGGKSGLRGRCVQPCRRVYKQKSREGRYFSSQDFSLDVLVKSLLSIPQLNCWKIEGRKKGPHYVYHTVLAYKLLRDEGNAAKKEAEKLLGMALGRRSTHSLFLPQNEQAVTAPEENTGSGLLVGKIQFDIVEEAKSSAKKQAQKDKKANKNQSRQNLSLPYFKPRIPLIPKDLLRIGYEDDTWHSTVSVTRAIPKAGTFTIKSERHKTPKAGTPVFLIDRKEPGLIAELNTWEKKLDAAKAVKSSAVEFTPNLPKPCRARKQLNINVRISLPQGKETKAARTSLTGLWLSPSTVRAVSKTLAPRISWWLPPVIWTNEEHIWQKTIAEAIKNGALHFVCNEPWQIAFFQNYPAFTARFENFGQETKQEKGKPNSPGSKIKVPRGGKNNQTQTMFSLTAGPFCNVANAAAIALLKRMGFDNAIVSPELSRDDFLLLPRQSSLPLGVVLEGFWPMGLSRHDPAYLKSNIPFESPKGEQFWTKKYGQNLWIYPAWPMDLSGHKTELEKAGYSFFVKLEEHCPNEQERKSSEFNWNNALL, from the coding sequence TTGGGTTCACTGCAGCCCATTGAAGGGTTCAAGCCTGAAATTCTCGCACCTGCCGGTGACAAAGCGTCTTTTTTGGCAGGGCTTGCCGCAGGAGCCGACGCGGCCTATGTGGGATTAAAAAACTTTTCCGCCCGTGCCGGAGCCGACAATTTCAGCATTTCCGAACTTTCACAAATGGTCAATCTCGCCAATGAATACGGAAAAAAAATCAATGTCGCTTTCAATTCGCTGGTGAAACCCAATGACATTCCGGCGGCGGGACGGCTTTTTAAACGGCTGGCGCGGGATGCCAAACCGAACGCCCTCATCATCCAAGACGCAGGACTTATCGATATTGCGCGCCAAGCAGGCTTTGAAGGTGAAATGCACCTTTCCACCCTTGCCAATATCACGCACCCGAAAGCATTGGAAAACGCCTATAACTTAGGAGCGGACCGGGTCATTCTCCCAAGGGAAATCAATATTGACGAACTCAGGCTTATTGCGGAAAACTGTCCTGAAAATTTAAGTTTGGAACTCTTTATCCATGGGGCATTATGTTTCTGCGTATCCGGACGCTGCTATTGGTCCAGCTACATGGGCGGAAAAAGCGGACTGAGAGGGCGCTGCGTACAGCCCTGCCGCCGTGTGTATAAGCAAAAATCCCGTGAAGGGCGTTATTTTTCAAGCCAAGATTTTTCTCTCGATGTTCTCGTCAAATCGCTTCTTTCCATTCCGCAGCTCAACTGCTGGAAAATTGAGGGTAGAAAAAAAGGTCCGCACTATGTTTACCATACGGTTTTAGCCTATAAACTTTTGCGTGACGAAGGAAACGCAGCCAAAAAAGAAGCGGAGAAACTTCTCGGAATGGCGCTCGGCAGAAGAAGCACCCATAGTCTTTTTCTCCCTCAAAACGAACAAGCAGTCACAGCGCCGGAAGAAAATACGGGCTCAGGACTTTTAGTGGGCAAAATCCAATTCGATATTGTGGAAGAAGCGAAAAGCAGCGCAAAAAAACAAGCGCAAAAAGATAAAAAAGCAAATAAAAATCAAAGCAGGCAAAATCTTTCCCTGCCTTATTTCAAACCTCGTATTCCTCTTATTCCGAAAGATCTGCTCCGTATCGGCTATGAAGACGACACTTGGCATTCAACCGTAAGCGTTACCCGCGCCATTCCCAAAGCAGGCACATTCACCATAAAAAGCGAACGCCACAAAACCCCGAAAGCGGGAACCCCGGTTTTTCTCATTGACAGAAAAGAACCCGGACTTATCGCGGAATTAAACACATGGGAAAAAAAACTGGATGCCGCCAAAGCCGTAAAAAGCAGTGCCGTGGAATTCACTCCCAATTTGCCCAAACCTTGCCGCGCGCGTAAACAGCTCAATATCAACGTGCGTATTTCCCTTCCGCAAGGCAAAGAAACAAAAGCCGCAAGAACTTCATTGACCGGCTTATGGCTCAGCCCGAGCACGGTACGCGCTGTATCAAAAACCCTTGCGCCCCGCATTTCCTGGTGGCTTCCTCCTGTCATTTGGACAAACGAAGAACATATCTGGCAAAAAACCATTGCCGAAGCCATTAAAAACGGAGCCTTGCATTTTGTTTGCAATGAACCGTGGCAAATCGCCTTTTTCCAAAACTACCCCGCTTTCACCGCACGTTTTGAAAATTTCGGACAAGAAACAAAACAGGAAAAAGGCAAACCGAACAGTCCGGGCAGTAAGATAAAAGTTCCGAGAGGCGGAAAAAACAATCAGACGCAAACCATGTTTTCCTTGACTGCCGGACCATTCTGCAATGTGGCGAATGCCGCAGCCATAGCCCTTTTAAAACGCATGGGGTTTGATAACGCCATTGTGAGCCCGGAATTGTCCAGGGATGATTTTCTTTTGCTTCCGCGCCAGTCTTCCTTGCCTTTAGGTGTTGTTTTGGAAGGCTTTTGGCCCATGGGGCTTTCCCGCCACGACCCCGCATACCTAAAAAGCAATATCCCCTTTGAAAGCCCGAAAGGCGAACAGTTTTGGACCAAAAAATACGGGCAAAACCTTTGGATATATCCCGCTTGGCCTATGGATTTGTCCGGACACAAAACCGAACTTGAAAAAGCCGGTTACAGCTTTTTTGTCAAACTTGAAGAACATTGCCCCAATGAACAGGAAAGAAAATCCAGCGAATTTAACTGGAATAACGCATTATTATAA
- a CDS encoding glycosyltransferase family 8 protein: protein MYHIIFNGNEKYIPYICVCMTSIVRNTDENVSYKERGRTVLCAGNADEACEEAYCFHILTDFLSEETIQKINELEKQLKEIYPVSVELHFLDDRLFLDFPRWRKNFSAYYRIMAAQFLPLNVRRAVYLDGDTLVNTDIRAFMVQDLGGKTLAAVPNFPQLKHRLKCSKGEGEYSFERHFCYFNSGVMLIDMENWRKENIQEKVMRFLNAYQVLCPDQDALNAVFKDEVKILPYRWNLMWHNTVSPEKIKKKWKEQPEAFAGEGFYDGLDSPEIIHYSVKPWDSDGFRVADDYTFFYYPNLDLWWDMAKEVPVFAEELLAIRQSGPYRKMSANNKRKKFLLQFAWYRSLLKLKRDSRPFIRKIEKPFKTVRDIFYKYKRRKG, encoded by the coding sequence ATGTATCATATTATTTTTAATGGAAATGAAAAATATATTCCTTATATTTGCGTTTGCATGACAAGCATAGTCAGAAATACGGATGAAAACGTTTCGTATAAGGAACGGGGGCGTACTGTTTTATGTGCCGGCAATGCGGATGAAGCGTGCGAAGAAGCATATTGCTTTCATATTTTGACGGATTTTCTTTCAGAGGAAACAATACAGAAAATCAATGAACTGGAAAAACAGTTAAAGGAAATTTATCCCGTATCCGTTGAACTGCATTTTCTTGACGACAGGCTTTTTCTTGATTTTCCGCGTTGGCGGAAAAATTTTTCTGCCTATTACCGGATAATGGCAGCGCAATTTTTGCCCCTAAATGTCAGACGTGCCGTTTACTTGGATGGCGACACGCTGGTGAATACGGATATCCGCGCTTTCATGGTGCAGGATTTGGGGGGTAAAACGCTTGCAGCCGTTCCGAATTTTCCGCAGTTGAAACATAGGCTGAAATGTTCCAAAGGGGAGGGGGAATATTCTTTTGAACGGCATTTTTGCTATTTCAATTCAGGTGTCATGCTGATTGATATGGAGAATTGGCGGAAAGAAAACATACAGGAAAAAGTCATGCGTTTTTTGAATGCGTATCAGGTCTTGTGTCCGGACCAGGATGCCTTGAACGCGGTTTTTAAAGACGAAGTGAAAATTTTGCCGTATAGGTGGAATTTGATGTGGCACAATACGGTATCGCCGGAAAAAATTAAAAAAAAATGGAAAGAACAGCCGGAAGCGTTTGCGGGTGAAGGGTTTTATGACGGTTTGGATTCGCCCGAAATTATCCATTATTCCGTGAAACCGTGGGACAGCGACGGATTCAGGGTTGCGGACGATTATACGTTTTTTTATTACCCCAATCTTGATTTGTGGTGGGATATGGCGAAAGAAGTTCCGGTTTTTGCGGAAGAGCTGCTGGCGATACGGCAAAGCGGTCCGTATAGGAAAATGTCGGCGAACAATAAAAGAAAGAAGTTTTTACTTCAATTTGCTTGGTATAGGAGCTTATTGAAATTGAAGAGGGACAGCCGTCCTTTCATACGGAAAATTGAAAAGCCTTTTAAAACGGTACGGGATATTTTTTACAAATATAAACGCAGAAAGGGATGA